A stretch of the Vagococcus xieshaowenii genome encodes the following:
- a CDS encoding SpaA isopeptide-forming pilin-related protein, which yields MHFAHKKEVYSFLMVILLIVNNILPVGTVVAEELSKEFSVVNNLSLIEQTDNEVIIKLSGESENTEGEEVTQEFNLSGIKEIKAIDEVNKPIDNVEIIDNNKMKLHYTTDRQEAFSFVVKATYDSKEVQTISLLDSTAKVIERVNIPKKTVSTTMSSSLADSSEESTQEDQQVASTIIEEDKELTSTTTNESVQETEEQTADSMTESTKVTEMQMEDTISEATEESQTETSTETKNAHVNVENKKNIRATVLKKKSITENLITDIKITDLKGNEFTAENPADIDKEMKISMDWNIPDGLEVSKGDTYEFNLPNILRLAATLGPLPLEGDNGTYGTFTVQPNGHVTMFFDELVEADRVSGTMEVQTWFNQTVTTENVKTLYKIPIGEDVHEVMVYFKPQKGNAINKEGAIDSQYNGKEATWTVDINTELTQLVNPVIKDTIPSGMNYVKDSLVVYALDIKVDGNKTQGQALDKSKYSVTLDSKNNPQIVFNNLSEAEQYQAYRLVYQTAIDLTTDIEGSKSFKNSAQLTNNGQTKSATSTVSTTYGKELDKNKTGYDASKQTLDWEINYNYGGKKIDKEKAVITDTWTPAGKMTLENFAIYPVTINETGKATVSQTPLSENLYTLNKATDGFTVTFKQDVVEAYKIKYKTKLTGNITANGAVNNNVTTGTKKTDGSEGVYSQQGVVKQKTGHNVTNKTISWAATLNGNGYLMDNLVITDTFSGDGLSLLEGTLVLKEKASGKTLERNKDYTLSVTEPTPGHPGGFVLSFINDYASTNKIFSLSYQTHFERNSQAPYATYSNAMNIKWAEGKTNYESNTGKIDTTPSNYLATNGTKLGEYNAIDKTIKWSIFTNYARVDLKNGYSIIDKLDDSQEYVPDSLSVFHYNIDATGQKLTKGTEIPKEEYHFEYTNNTLNVVFNREYKNPQDTTIGIEFKSKFVNDIVNSKEIINNAKVLNDDKETSLDKTVTVKEDGLFFANKSGKQNGNNISWKIELNPTGSKINDYQLDDELGEGTVLLADSFKLYKASLDAKGKITKGALVTAEEAKDLYTLTTNTEQSTGKQSFTLLFNAEINVPYILEYDTYIDVSGSADIGNKYAVKGNNNQVIQEQRQTATRVQMSGGSGTGTGIRGGIQIRKQDDHKKVLSGALFELWNKDQSVKLREGSTSEEGLLVFGGLRSGTYVLKEVKAPNNFVIPSEYAKGKTFELNVAENGLVKEFTVSNSLRKVVLQKQDASGKLIDGAVYAIYEQGTDKVVKEAVKVTDGKVTVEDLPEGNYYVKEIEAPTGYIRNEANKNFQIKVNNDGTQTIPTVTFKNYQGAAELIKMDANETPLSDAVFSVYQKGNEQPVKTDLKSNANGKVSVTNLAPGEYYFKETKAPIGYVLNTEEVSFVIPESVEKEGPVTISAGSLTNYQAEVTFIKESKEGSALSKAEFAVYREGNDLEPLKEGLVSDEAGKVIVSGLAPGEYYFKETKAPAGYLLNTNKLSFKVEDSAKGKPATIKLDTFKNYQATIVVNKTDKDGKKLANATFNLFKDKDTLVKENIVSNEDGQIIMEQLAPGQYSLVETKAPAGYVLLTTPLIFEVSDKAAGEPEVVTLSDTIKNYQGSAELVKTNAAGEPLAEAVFDVYTKEGKPTTTNVVSDKDGKVRVQHLAPGEYYFQEVKAPAGYIRNTDKVAFTIVSSDAQEPAVVSVGEMKNYKGSAELTKVNEKGEALVGAEFAVYNENDKETAVQMNLVSDQEGNVVVKDLAPGHYYFQETKAPEHYLLNTEKVPFEIEESTAGQPAVVKVANLINYQGNVSFKKINEQGQGLEKAVFSLFDSNEQLVAENVSSNEEGLVSVSDLAPGEYYFQETKAPAGYLLNTNKLSFKVEDSAKGKPATIKLDTFKNYQATIVVNKTDKDGKKLANATFNLFKDKDTLVKENIVSNEDGQIIMEQLAPGQYSLVETKAPAGYVLLTTPLTFEVSDKAAGEPEVVTLSDAIKNYQGSAELVKTNAAGEPLAKAIFDVYTKEGKPATTNVVSDKDGKVRVQHLAPGEYYFQEVKAPAGYIRNTDKVAFTIVSSDAQEPAVVSVGEMKNYKGSAELTKVNEKGEALVGAEFAVYNENDKETAVQMNLVSDQEGNVVVKDLAPGHYYFQETKAPEHYLLNTEKVPFEIEESTAGQPAVVKVANLINYQGNVSFKKINEQGQGLEKAVFSLFDSNEQLVAENVSSNEEGLVSVSDLAPGEYYFQETKAPAGYLLNSEVISFNIPSEAEGKPAVIELEDYKNYQGEVTFTKIDKQGQPLTGAKFALLDEEGTIVQEEVVSNEDGKVSVEHLAPGKYLFKETEAPAGYLLNEEELSFEVTSVSKGQPATITLDSFINYQGTASLTKVDSEGQALAGAEFQVVNEQSEIVIEKLVSDEEGNVVAENLIPGNYQFIEVQSPTGYITNSTPMPFAIVDKAQGEPAVVLSGELVNYRGSVQINKTNADAEALNNAVFDLYEMTAQGELASTAVATNVTTDEQGQAQVDNLAPGMYAFVETQAPTGYIRNTDIVKVEVKDVSEGEPTLVSSNALINYQGRAKLMKTDGMGNPLAGARFSLYSVSELGLIEPTPLRTDLVSNNAGEVLVANLAPGNYRLIETEAPKGFMLDDTPMPFTISSVASGEPEEVLIGMFKNQAVIPVNEEVKGRPMASKKSVMDDQVVNGEMTTEDEMISSKVIIEDSVTPLNSFTSFHNQLVPELKGIDYTKSLPKTNERSMNALIVLGLGVIAITSGVSIYRYKR from the coding sequence ATGCATTTTGCACACAAAAAAGAAGTTTATAGTTTTTTGATGGTCATTCTCTTGATTGTTAACAACATTCTACCAGTAGGAACTGTTGTGGCTGAAGAGCTATCTAAAGAGTTTTCAGTCGTAAACAATTTATCACTGATAGAACAAACGGATAATGAAGTAATTATTAAACTATCGGGGGAATCAGAAAATACTGAAGGAGAAGAAGTCACTCAAGAATTTAATCTCTCAGGTATTAAAGAAATAAAAGCAATCGATGAAGTTAATAAACCGATTGATAATGTCGAAATAATAGACAATAACAAAATGAAGTTACACTATACAACAGATAGACAAGAAGCTTTCTCGTTTGTTGTTAAAGCTACATACGATTCAAAAGAAGTACAGACAATTAGTTTATTAGATTCAACGGCTAAAGTAATTGAACGTGTTAATATACCAAAGAAAACAGTATCAACTACGATGAGTTCGTCACTAGCTGACTCTTCAGAAGAGAGTACTCAAGAAGATCAACAGGTAGCGTCAACTATTATTGAGGAAGATAAAGAATTAACTAGTACAACAACGAATGAATCAGTTCAAGAAACTGAAGAACAAACAGCTGATTCAATGACTGAATCAACGAAAGTAACAGAAATGCAGATGGAAGATACAATAAGTGAAGCAACAGAAGAAAGTCAGACAGAAACATCCACAGAAACGAAAAATGCTCATGTGAATGTTGAGAATAAAAAGAACATAAGAGCAACAGTGCTTAAGAAAAAATCGATTACAGAAAATTTAATTACTGACATCAAAATAACAGATTTAAAAGGTAATGAATTTACAGCAGAAAATCCAGCAGATATTGATAAAGAAATGAAAATTAGCATGGATTGGAATATTCCAGATGGCTTAGAGGTTAGTAAAGGTGATACCTATGAATTTAACTTACCTAATATCTTAAGATTAGCGGCAACATTAGGACCACTTCCATTAGAAGGTGATAATGGAACTTATGGGACATTTACGGTACAACCTAATGGACATGTTACAATGTTTTTTGATGAATTAGTTGAAGCTGATCGAGTAAGTGGAACGATGGAAGTTCAAACATGGTTCAATCAAACAGTTACGACAGAAAATGTTAAAACCTTGTATAAAATACCAATTGGTGAAGATGTACATGAAGTAATGGTTTACTTTAAACCTCAAAAAGGTAATGCTATCAATAAAGAGGGAGCAATTGATAGTCAATACAACGGTAAAGAAGCTACATGGACGGTAGACATCAACACAGAATTAACGCAATTAGTTAACCCTGTTATTAAAGACACCATCCCTAGTGGTATGAATTATGTGAAGGACTCTTTAGTCGTTTATGCATTAGATATAAAAGTTGATGGAAATAAAACACAGGGACAAGCTCTTGATAAGAGTAAATATTCCGTAACATTAGATAGTAAGAATAATCCACAAATTGTTTTTAATAATTTGTCAGAAGCAGAACAGTATCAAGCTTATCGATTGGTTTATCAAACAGCAATTGATTTAACTACTGATATTGAAGGATCTAAGTCGTTTAAAAATTCAGCACAATTAACTAACAACGGACAAACAAAATCAGCTACTTCGACTGTATCTACAACATACGGTAAAGAGCTAGATAAAAATAAAACCGGCTATGATGCATCAAAACAAACACTTGATTGGGAAATCAATTACAATTATGGTGGTAAAAAGATTGATAAAGAGAAAGCTGTGATTACCGATACTTGGACACCAGCTGGCAAGATGACATTAGAAAATTTTGCTATTTATCCTGTTACAATAAATGAAACAGGTAAAGCAACAGTCAGCCAAACACCTTTAAGTGAGAATTTATATACATTAAATAAAGCAACGGATGGCTTCACGGTAACATTCAAACAAGATGTTGTTGAAGCATACAAAATTAAATATAAAACTAAATTAACAGGAAATATAACGGCTAATGGGGCTGTTAATAATAATGTAACAACAGGAACTAAAAAGACAGATGGTAGTGAAGGTGTTTATAGTCAGCAAGGGGTAGTGAAACAAAAAACGGGTCATAATGTTACCAATAAAACTATTTCATGGGCAGCTACCTTGAATGGTAATGGCTATTTAATGGATAACTTAGTGATTACCGATACGTTTTCTGGAGACGGTCTTAGCCTTTTAGAAGGGACACTTGTATTGAAAGAAAAAGCTTCAGGAAAAACATTAGAGCGAAATAAAGATTATACATTATCAGTAACAGAACCAACACCGGGTCATCCAGGAGGATTTGTTCTTAGCTTTATTAATGATTATGCTTCAACGAATAAAATATTTTCTTTAAGCTATCAAACTCATTTTGAAAGAAATAGTCAAGCACCTTATGCGACATATAGTAATGCTATGAATATCAAATGGGCAGAAGGAAAAACGAACTATGAGAGTAACACGGGTAAAATTGATACAACACCTTCTAATTACTTGGCAACAAATGGTACAAAACTTGGAGAATATAATGCCATTGATAAAACGATTAAGTGGTCAATTTTCACTAACTATGCACGAGTTGATTTGAAAAATGGTTACAGTATCATCGACAAATTAGACGATTCTCAAGAATATGTCCCAGATTCATTAAGTGTTTTTCATTATAATATTGACGCAACAGGTCAAAAATTAACAAAAGGAACAGAAATTCCCAAAGAGGAGTATCACTTCGAATACACGAACAATACGCTAAACGTTGTATTTAATCGCGAGTATAAAAATCCTCAAGATACAACAATTGGGATTGAGTTCAAATCTAAATTTGTTAATGATATTGTTAATAGTAAAGAAATCATTAACAATGCTAAAGTATTGAATGATGATAAAGAAACATCTTTGGATAAAACAGTTACGGTAAAAGAAGATGGTTTATTTTTTGCTAATAAATCAGGTAAACAAAATGGTAATAACATTAGTTGGAAAATAGAATTAAACCCTACAGGCTCAAAAATAAATGATTATCAATTAGATGATGAGTTGGGTGAAGGAACGGTTCTATTAGCAGATAGTTTTAAACTATATAAAGCCTCTTTAGATGCAAAAGGAAAGATAACTAAAGGTGCATTGGTAACGGCTGAAGAAGCAAAAGACTTATACACACTAACAACTAACACAGAACAAAGTACCGGTAAACAATCATTTACCTTATTATTTAATGCTGAAATTAATGTGCCATATATTTTAGAATATGATACATATATTGATGTGAGTGGTTCAGCTGATATAGGAAATAAATATGCTGTCAAAGGCAATAATAACCAAGTGATTCAAGAACAAAGACAAACGGCTACTAGAGTTCAAATGTCAGGCGGAAGCGGGACAGGAACTGGCATACGTGGCGGTATTCAAATTAGAAAGCAAGATGATCATAAGAAAGTATTATCAGGTGCGCTATTTGAATTATGGAATAAAGATCAAAGCGTAAAATTACGTGAAGGATCTACAAGTGAAGAAGGTTTATTAGTATTTGGTGGCTTGCGCTCAGGGACTTATGTATTAAAAGAAGTGAAAGCACCTAATAATTTTGTGATTCCTTCAGAATATGCAAAAGGAAAGACCTTTGAATTAAACGTTGCAGAAAATGGTTTAGTTAAAGAATTTACGGTTAGTAATAGCTTAAGAAAAGTAGTTCTGCAAAAACAGGATGCTTCAGGTAAGTTAATTGATGGAGCTGTTTATGCAATATACGAACAAGGAACAGATAAAGTAGTAAAAGAAGCTGTGAAGGTAACGGATGGAAAAGTAACAGTAGAAGATTTACCAGAAGGCAACTATTATGTAAAAGAAATTGAAGCACCAACTGGTTATATTCGTAATGAGGCGAATAAAAATTTCCAAATCAAAGTGAATAATGATGGCACGCAAACAATTCCAACGGTAACGTTTAAAAATTACCAAGGGGCAGCAGAATTAATCAAAATGGATGCTAATGAAACCCCATTATCTGATGCCGTATTTTCTGTCTATCAAAAAGGAAATGAACAACCAGTAAAAACAGATTTAAAATCAAATGCAAACGGGAAAGTATCAGTAACCAATTTAGCGCCAGGCGAATATTATTTTAAAGAAACAAAAGCGCCAATTGGTTATGTATTAAATACAGAAGAAGTATCATTTGTTATTCCAGAATCAGTTGAAAAAGAAGGTCCTGTAACAATTTCTGCAGGTTCATTAACTAACTACCAAGCAGAGGTAACGTTTATTAAAGAATCTAAAGAAGGATCCGCATTATCAAAAGCAGAATTCGCTGTCTATCGTGAAGGAAATGATCTTGAACCTCTTAAAGAAGGATTAGTGTCAGATGAAGCAGGTAAAGTGATTGTTTCAGGCTTAGCGCCAGGCGAATACTACTTCAAAGAAACAAAAGCGCCAGCCGGTTATTTATTAAATACGAATAAATTAAGCTTTAAGGTAGAAGACTCTGCCAAAGGTAAACCTGCAACGATTAAACTAGATACATTTAAAAATTATCAAGCGACTATCGTTGTTAATAAAACAGATAAAGACGGGAAAAAATTAGCGAATGCGACATTCAACCTGTTTAAAGACAAAGACACATTAGTAAAAGAAAACATCGTTTCTAATGAAGACGGCCAAATTATTATGGAACAATTAGCGCCAGGTCAGTATTCATTAGTTGAAACAAAAGCACCAGCCGGTTATGTATTACTAACAACACCCTTAATATTTGAAGTTAGTGACAAAGCCGCCGGTGAACCAGAAGTTGTAACGTTAAGTGATACGATTAAGAACTATCAAGGAAGTGCCGAATTAGTCAAAACTAATGCCGCCGGTGAACCGTTAGCCGAAGCCGTATTTGATGTTTACACTAAAGAGGGCAAACCCACAACAACGAACGTAGTCTCTGATAAAGACGGCAAAGTAAGGGTTCAACATCTTGCCCCAGGCGAGTATTACTTCCAAGAAGTCAAAGCGCCAGCCGGTTACATTCGTAACACAGATAAAGTAGCGTTCACAATTGTCTCAAGCGATGCCCAAGAACCGGCGGTTGTATCTGTTGGAGAAATGAAAAACTACAAAGGATCTGCGGAATTAACGAAAGTTAATGAAAAAGGCGAAGCACTTGTAGGAGCAGAATTCGCTGTATACAATGAAAATGACAAAGAAACAGCCGTTCAAATGAACTTAGTTTCTGACCAAGAGGGGAACGTAGTCGTAAAAGATTTAGCCCCAGGTCATTATTATTTCCAAGAAACAAAAGCCCCAGAACACTATTTATTAAATACTGAAAAAGTACCTTTTGAAATTGAAGAAAGTACCGCCGGTCAACCAGCGGTCGTTAAAGTGGCTAACTTGATTAACTATCAAGGAAATGTCAGCTTTAAGAAAATCAATGAACAAGGTCAAGGCTTAGAAAAAGCAGTCTTCAGTTTATTTGATTCAAACGAGCAATTAGTGGCAGAAAATGTTTCATCTAATGAAGAAGGTCTCGTGAGCGTATCCGATTTAGCGCCAGGCGAATACTACTTCCAAGAAACAAAAGCGCCAGCCGGTTATTTATTAAATACGAATAAATTAAGCTTTAAGGTAGAAGACTCTGCCAAAGGTAAACCCGCAACGATTAAACTAGATACATTTAAAAATTATCAAGCGACTATCGTTGTTAATAAAACAGATAAAGACGGGAAAAAATTAGCGAATGCGACATTCAACCTGTTTAAAGACAAAGACACATTAGTAAAAGAAAACATCGTTTCTAATGAAGACGGCCAAATTATTATGGAACAATTAGCGCCAGGTCAGTATTCATTAGTTGAAACAAAAGCACCAGCCGGTTATGTATTACTAACAACACCCTTAACATTTGAAGTTAGTGACAAAGCCGCCGGTGAACCAGAAGTTGTAACGTTAAGTGATGCGATTAAGAACTACCAAGGAAGTGCCGAATTAGTCAAAACTAATGCCGCCGGTGAACCGTTAGCCAAAGCCATATTTGATGTTTACACTAAAGAGGGCAAACCCGCAACAACGAACGTAGTCTCTGATAAAGACGGCAAAGTAAGGGTTCAACATCTTGCCCCAGGCGAGTATTACTTCCAAGAAGTCAAAGCGCCAGCCGGTTACATTCGTAACACAGATAAAGTAGCGTTCACAATTGTCTCAAGCGATGCCCAAGAACCGGCGGTTGTATCTGTTGGAGAAATGAAAAACTACAAAGGATCTGCGGAATTAACGAAAGTTAATGAAAAAGGCGAAGCACTTGTAGGAGCAGAATTCGCTGTATACAATGAAAATGACAAAGAAACAGCCGTTCAAATGAACTTAGTTTCTGACCAAGAGGGGAACGTAGTCGTAAAAGATTTAGCCCCAGGTCATTATTATTTCCAAGAAACAAAAGCCCCAGAACACTATTTATTAAATACTGAAAAAGTACCTTTTGAAATTGAAGAAAGTACCGCCGGTCAACCAGCGGTCGTTAAAGTGGCTAACTTGATTAACTATCAAGGAAATGTCAGCTTTAAGAAAATCAATGAACAAGGTCAAGGCTTAGAAAAAGCAGTCTTCAGTTTATTTGATTCAAACGAGCAATTAGTGGCAGAAAATGTTTCATCTAATGAAGAAGGTCTCGTGAGCGTATCCGATTTAGCGCCAGGCGAATACTACTTCCAAGAAACAAAAGCGCCAGCCGGTTATCTATTAAATAGTGAGGTTATATCATTTAATATTCCGTCAGAAGCTGAAGGGAAACCAGCAGTCATTGAATTGGAAGATTACAAAAACTATCAAGGTGAAGTAACTTTTACCAAAATAGACAAACAAGGTCAACCATTAACTGGTGCTAAATTTGCCCTTCTAGATGAAGAAGGAACGATTGTACAAGAAGAAGTAGTGAGCAATGAAGATGGCAAAGTTTCTGTTGAACATCTTGCGCCAGGTAAATATTTGTTCAAAGAAACAGAAGCCCCAGCAGGCTACTTATTAAACGAAGAAGAATTATCTTTTGAAGTGACAAGTGTTTCTAAAGGTCAACCAGCAACCATAACGTTAGATTCATTTATTAACTATCAAGGAACTGCATCGTTAACGAAGGTTGATTCAGAAGGTCAAGCTTTAGCAGGAGCTGAATTCCAAGTAGTTAATGAGCAATCAGAAATAGTAATAGAAAAATTAGTTTCTGATGAAGAAGGAAACGTTGTTGCTGAGAATTTAATTCCTGGTAACTATCAATTTATCGAAGTTCAATCCCCAACAGGCTACATTACGAATAGCACACCAATGCCATTTGCTATCGTAGATAAGGCCCAAGGTGAACCAGCCGTTGTGTTAAGTGGCGAATTAGTAAATTATAGAGGAAGTGTTCAAATCAATAAAACAAATGCTGATGCTGAGGCATTAAACAATGCGGTATTTGATCTTTATGAGATGACAGCACAAGGTGAGCTTGCTTCAACTGCTGTTGCAACAAATGTAACAACTGATGAACAAGGACAAGCACAAGTAGATAATTTAGCACCAGGTATGTATGCCTTTGTTGAAACACAAGCGCCAACTGGTTACATACGAAATACTGATATCGTGAAGGTTGAAGTGAAAGATGTGTCAGAAGGAGAGCCAACCCTTGTTTCAAGTAATGCGTTGATTAATTATCAAGGAAGAGCCAAATTAATGAAGACAGATGGAATGGGCAATCCACTAGCTGGCGCACGTTTTAGTTTATATAGCGTGAGTGAGTTAGGATTGATTGAACCAACCCCATTAAGAACAGATCTAGTATCTAATAACGCTGGAGAAGTATTAGTAGCTAATTTAGCCCCTGGTAATTATCGATTAATAGAAACAGAAGCACCGAAAGGATTTATGTTAGATGACACACCGATGCCGTTTACGATTTCATCAGTAGCATCAGGTGAACCTGAAGAAGTATTGATTGGAATGTTTAAAAATCAAGCGGTCATACCTGTTAATGAAGAAGTCAAAGGTAGACCGATGGCTTCTAAAAAATCTGTGATGGATGATCAAGTAGTTAATGGTGAAATGACAACAGAAGACGAAATGATTTCGTCTAAAGTGATAATAGAAGATAGTGTCACACCATTAAATTCATTCACAAGTTTCCATAATCAATTAGTACCTGAATTAAAAGGCATTGATTATACAAAATCTTTACCTAAAACAAATGAACGTTCTATGAACGCCTTAATTGTATTAGGTTTGGGAGTTATCGCTATTACAAGTGGCGTATCAATCTATCGTTATAAACGATAG
- a CDS encoding MgtC/SapB family protein, translated as MLVTMDYLEITKRLLLAIILSGIIGFDREYKNRPAGVRTHILVAVGACVVALIQEQIALETVDYIKNNPSLSGSLSLNQGRLTAQVISGIGFLGAGTIMVNKTSVKGLTTAASIWAVACLGIAAGEGFYAITLIGFMAVILVLTVLERIIRVPVLKILEIDYTGDDTVKHELVAFLKKENIEIRNVNYHICQEDHQKVYKLLLELECAPNIKAIDIIDHLADHPHVTKVMLEDS; from the coding sequence ATGCTTGTCACTATGGATTATTTGGAAATTACTAAACGATTATTATTAGCTATTATTTTATCAGGAATCATCGGGTTTGATCGTGAATATAAAAATCGACCGGCTGGCGTGCGAACACATATCCTTGTGGCAGTTGGGGCTTGTGTCGTTGCACTTATCCAAGAACAAATTGCCCTTGAAACTGTGGACTATATCAAAAATAATCCCAGTCTAAGTGGTTCTCTTAGCCTTAACCAAGGTCGACTAACTGCTCAGGTAATTAGTGGTATTGGTTTTCTAGGTGCTGGTACAATTATGGTAAATAAAACATCCGTCAAAGGACTGACCACTGCTGCTTCAATATGGGCTGTGGCTTGCTTAGGCATTGCTGCCGGTGAAGGTTTTTATGCTATCACATTAATTGGCTTTATGGCTGTTATTTTGGTTTTAACCGTATTAGAACGTATCATCAGAGTGCCCGTATTAAAAATATTGGAAATTGATTATACCGGTGATGACACCGTTAAACATGAACTCGTTGCGTTTCTAAAAAAAGAAAATATTGAAATTAGAAATGTTAACTATCATATTTGCCAAGAAGATCATCAAAAGGTCTACAAATTACTATTAGAGCTCGAATGTGCGCCAAATATTAAAGCCATTGATATTATCGACCACCTTGCGGATCATCCACACGTTACCAAAGTTATGCTTGAAGATTCATAA
- a CDS encoding nucleoside 2-deoxyribosyltransferase codes for MTTSVYYAAPLFSNMERQYNDYLVKQLRQHYPDVAFYVPQEQGDINDKSQYADSKKIAQYDTDALLKSNVMIAVLDGATIDVGVASEIGVAYQAGIPIIGLFSDSRQQGADNQEKITALQEVAESQFPYANLYTIGLIKLNGLVVSTEEAFIGALKHYI; via the coding sequence ATGACGACATCTGTTTATTACGCAGCACCCCTTTTTTCAAATATGGAGCGACAATACAATGACTATTTAGTTAAACAATTACGCCAACATTATCCTGACGTAGCTTTCTATGTGCCTCAAGAACAAGGAGATATTAATGATAAAAGCCAATATGCTGATTCTAAGAAAATTGCCCAATACGACACTGATGCGTTACTAAAAAGTAACGTGATGATTGCCGTACTTGACGGTGCCACCATTGACGTCGGCGTTGCCTCAGAAATTGGCGTTGCTTATCAAGCAGGCATTCCTATTATTGGTTTATTTTCAGATAGCCGACAACAAGGGGCGGATAATCAAGAAAAAATCACCGCCTTACAAGAAGTAGCAGAATCACAATTCCCTTATGCGAATCTTTACACTATCGGATTGATTAAATTAAACGGATTAGTTGTCTCAACAGAAGAGGCATTTATTGGTGCGCTTAAACATTACATTTGA
- a CDS encoding 3D domain-containing protein — translation MKIKKVTLAITLMSLLTSSFSFTVNADTISDIKQQEEAAQSKAEQIDNDINQTLAEVNEKYTLLANLDKKIKKSEATIKETEVSIEKTKVTIEKRKDTAAKRFQTMQLNGSQLDSFGAILSASNVSDFLSRLYAISVIQGAENSKVSALISEQEKLESLEKTLADTQTELQEQQASVKTEKQELDQKVSSLQATYEENKELLTQLATKRAAAEAVKKAEEEAAKKAAAEAKAKEEAKKAAAKQAEAEVAKKSTESSRVTESQSTSSQASSSESSNVTTQAPKEPSSDKETSNTTDTAPQQESSKEPEVSKPEPQPDPEPQPEPEKPSVSQGIAGQATAYLATGNLTATGTVPTPGRTIAVDPSTIPLGSLVQITVPSMPQYNGVYRAEDTGGAVHGNIIDIFFSNEADAIHFGRRAIYFTVM, via the coding sequence TTGAAGATTAAGAAAGTTACACTTGCGATTACGCTGATGTCATTATTGACAAGTAGTTTTTCTTTTACAGTGAATGCTGATACTATTTCAGACATTAAACAACAAGAAGAAGCAGCGCAAAGTAAAGCAGAACAGATTGATAACGATATTAATCAAACGCTAGCAGAAGTGAACGAGAAATATACGCTTTTAGCTAATTTAGATAAAAAAATTAAAAAGTCAGAAGCAACCATTAAAGAAACAGAAGTAAGCATTGAAAAAACAAAGGTTACGATTGAAAAACGTAAAGATACTGCAGCTAAACGTTTTCAAACGATGCAATTAAATGGTAGCCAATTAGATTCTTTTGGTGCTATTTTATCGGCTTCAAACGTTTCAGACTTTTTATCACGATTATATGCAATATCGGTGATTCAAGGGGCTGAAAATTCTAAAGTATCGGCTTTAATTTCTGAGCAAGAAAAATTAGAAAGTTTAGAAAAAACCTTAGCAGATACGCAGACAGAATTACAAGAGCAACAAGCTTCTGTGAAAACAGAAAAACAAGAATTGGATCAAAAGGTTTCAAGCTTACAAGCAACCTATGAAGAAAATAAAGAGTTGTTGACACAATTAGCAACAAAACGCGCAGCAGCTGAAGCTGTCAAAAAAGCGGAAGAAGAAGCCGCTAAAAAAGCAGCTGCCGAAGCAAAAGCTAAAGAAGAAGCAAAAAAAGCAGCAGCTAAGCAAGCCGAAGCAGAGGTCGCTAAAAAATCAACTGAAAGTAGTCGTGTCACTGAATCACAAAGCACGTCATCACAAGCGTCTAGTTCAGAGTCATCAAATGTTACAACGCAAGCGCCAAAAGAGCCAAGCAGTGACAAAGAGACATCAAATACGACAGACACCGCACCACAACAAGAATCATCAAAAGAACCAGAAGTATCAAAACCAGAACCTCAACCTGATCCAGAACCTCAACCAGAACCAGAAAAACCATCTGTTTCTCAAGGGATTGCTGGACAAGCAACCGCGTATTTGGCAACGGGTAATTTAACAGCAACAGGAACAGTACCAACTCCTGGTAGAACCATTGCAGTTGATCCAAGTACGATTCCATTAGGCTCACTGGTTCAAATCACTGTGCCAAGTATGCCGCAATATAATGGAGTTTACCGAGCTGAAGATACAGGTGGCGCTGTTCACGGGAATATTATTGATATCTTCTTCTCAAATGAGGCGGATGCCATTCATTTTGGACGTCGCGCTATTTATTTCACGGTTATGTAA